A stretch of DNA from Pongo abelii isolate AG06213 chromosome 17, NHGRI_mPonAbe1-v2.0_pri, whole genome shotgun sequence:
acttgagaggctgaggcaggagaatcccttgaacctgggaggtggaggttgcagtgagccaagactgcaccactgcactccagcctgggcaacagagctagactcagtctcaaaaatatacaaataaacaaataaaattacctAATTAGAAATCAGCCCCTTGGTGGTATCAGCTAGATGGCAACTATCATATTGGCAGGGCAGATAGTGGACATTCCCATTGTCACAGAAAACTGTTCAGACCTTCCTTTTTGGAAGCTCCTCCCTTGACTTGCCTGCCCGGGGCTTTCTCTGACCTATCCGtgctgctgcagcctcctgggggCAGTGATAAGGGTAAGGTTATCTGGGTCCTCAGCTGATGCTTGCATTGAGACCATTCCTGCCTCTAAGTGCTCCCATGCAAAACGAGCAGGCCACCGTCACCAAAGCCTCCAAGCACCTGCTCAGTGTGGCCTAGTCCTTCCCCAGAGTGCATGCTGGGGCCGCGCAGGGCTAGTGCACACACTGTCTCTTGCAGAGGATCAGCACGGCCACCGGTGACGGCAAACATTACTGCTACCCGCACTTCACCTGCGCCGTGGACACGGAGAACATCCGCAGGGTGTTCAACGACTGCCGCGACATCATCCAGCGGATGCACCTCAAGCAGTATGAGCTCTTGTGAGGATGCTGCCGCCACCCTGCGGTGGAGCGGCGCCCCGGACTGCCTGACTGCCAGCCCCATGCCATGGTAGGAGGCAGAGTCTCTAGTTCCATCTCGCTGCCGTCTGTCCCGTTCTGTGTCGACCACCAAGCCTCTGGCTACCTCTGTCCCCTCAGGTTTGGTTGTGTAGCTTCTGTTGTCATTGAATACAGCCTCCCGCAGCATCCCACCCCCAAACCACCGACTCTCATTGCTGACACTGCAGCAGAATCTCTCCGGGTGGGAGCCCCATTATTCATTCTCCCTTTATTGATTCATCGAGGAGAACTTGGTAGATGGGGAGAAAACACAGTTTGCTTTTTCTTCCATGTTATCAACCGTGACTGCAAGAGCGTTCGTGCAGTGCCCTGAGCCGCGGCCCTCTCTGATTCTCCCTTTATGAAGCTGCAGGCTGACGAGCGATGGTCCCTTCCCATTGGCCTTAGCCCAAGACTTAGAGTCGACCCCAAGCGACAGAGTGACCAGAAACCCTTTTACAGTCACATTCAGAGTCGCTGCTGGCCTCAGGCATTTGAATTAGAGCTACTTTGAGCCTCTTACATTTAGGCAGAAAACCTACCACATTCACTACTGCAAAAATGTGTCCTGTCTAAAAATGATTCTCTAAACTTTCCCTATACTTAGGCATAGTCTTCTTTCTTAGATTCTCTTTGTTGTTGTCCCTATTGCTGGTTTATTACACTGTACAGACCACAAAATGTAATATTCTTTTGTATAACTACTAAAGAAAAATCCTTGTAGATCTTTGTGCCTTCACCATGGCTATCTATACCTGTACATGAAATGTGTATTGTGCTGAAGAGCTTAATGTCAACATTACCTGCTGCTTACtctgaaaaaaggaatgaatggtAGCTGTAGAATTTAGGATATTTTATCAGGTTGGCACTTTATAAAATActccctgattttaaaaattgtaagttATACACGTTAATCATCCACATTCTACCGACAATGTCATACCAACATCACAAGCTGTTGCAACCACCTGCTCTTACTTCTCTGAGCTGTAAAAACCTGAACTCAATTCAGGGGTACAAATTGCAATCTAATCTTTTCAGGGAACCagggatttttttctctctctctagacAATATGTTTCCTAATTAGTCTGCTAATGAAACACTTCTTCAAGTTCCCTAAGTGGGAACAGGTCCATCATTCCCTTAGTCAAAACTTTGGACACAGGCTACATCATACAAGTAAGCAAacagtaagagaaaaacaaaatgtggccaggcgtggtggctcacgcctgtaatcccagcactttgggaggccgaggcaggcggatcacgaggtcaggagatcaagatcatcctggctaacatggtgaaaccctgtctctactaaaaatacaaaaattagccaggcgtggtggcgggcgcctgtaatctcagctactcgagaggctgaggcaggagaatcgcttgaacctgggaggtggagattgcagtgagccgaggtcgtgccactgcactccagcctgggcatcaaagtGAGACTCaggccaaaaaaaacaaaacaaaaaaccttgatGTGTCAATGTTTGTGTCTGGCCTAGGAGAATAAGGATGACAGCTTCACTTGCCTTTTGAAGAAGAAACATTACAAAACCTTAATCTGAAGTATAAAGTCAAAAGATATGGCTCTTTCTCACACTTGCAAGATTTACAAATACAGCCTCAAACATTATGACACACCAACAATATCTAGAAAGTAAGAGCTGTTGTAGCAATGACGCTTCATATTCTATCTGTAGCCACAGAGTTGAGGGTAGTTTTTGTAGGTCTAAAATAATCTGTAAAGATGTCCAAAGTTAAATTTTCAACAATACAAATCTAGAGAAGTGACAGCCTACATTACTTCATTACTCTTCTTTTAGTCTTtagtctttaatattttaaagtttactcTATAAATCAGCATTTTGTAATCCTTTATAAACTCATCCAGATTTAAATGCTACTTTTTCATGAAGAAAGGATGACAACTTTAGAGACAGTCAGTgcaacacacacatattttatctCATCACCGTCTTCCTGCCCCTCCCATCCATTGTCTCATAAAACCCCCAGCTGaactaagaaaaatacaatggaaattattttcagttCCCCTTGCACTGTCaaagtaaaacaagaaaactgaaaagcTACACCCCTAGCAAGAAAGGGAAATATGTTGTTGTATGCATCATCACTCAACAATTACCCTCTAACTAAACATCCTGTTTAAGAGTTTAATTCAAACAAACAACAGCCAgactgttaagaaaaaaaaacaaaaataacttttatctgGCTTACAATTATTAAAGCATTTATTTTCAGGTACCAAAAGccatatcccattccaccttTTAAGTTTCTTTTGATCACTGACAGGCATTAACAGATGTAACAACTTGGTCTCCTATAGAGAAAATTACACTTATCTAAAAATCTGATTCCATTAATTGATCAAGTATAAAAATCTACGAAAACAATATGTTCTGCACATCacatctgtacttttttttttttaatatattttttgagatggagtctcactctgttgcccaggctggagtacagtggcatgatcttggctcactgcaacctccgcctcccgggttcaagggattctcctgcctcagcctcccaagtagctgggattataggcacttgccaccatgcttgactaatttttgtatttttagtggagacgaggtttcaccatgttggccaggctggtcttgaactcctgacctcaagtgatccacccgcctcagcctcccaaagtgctgggataacagatgtgaaccactgcaccctgccGCGTCTGTACTTTTAAGGGTACAGCTTTACAGTACATAGGAATTTGAGAACCACTTCACAGGAAGAGGGAAACAGCCCAatatttatgtatacacataatCCCAAGTGTGTGCTGGGGCCATCAGGCCCTTCCTGAGGGAACAAGGACTGTCGTGCATGTGAGTGACGACATTAATAGCATTTACATACTGTACAGATGCAACCTTTGATGatacatatatttgataaaaatgagaaaacagattcGTTGTAGAGTACCTGTCCACTTTTACAGCATGAGAACAGTACAATCAACTATTTATTTTGCAGTTACTCATTTCAGTGATTGAGAATTTCTGTGCTGTGCAGAGAGATGGCCTGTAATTGGTCTCATCATCCACTTGATTCTGACATGATCTCTGCCCACAGTTCCATTTCTTGGGCTTTGATATTTATAATGGCGCCTGCTCTTCATCTTGTCTTACGCTTTCTGAGCAAGTTCAAACCAGCAAGAAAAGGTGAGGCTAAAAGCCCAAAGTGAGTGAGTGTGAGGACCACAAGGAAGCCCACCATTCCACAGTAGATGATCAAAACCACGTCCTCACGTGGGAGGTAGCACTTGGAGAGGGCGTAGTCTGTGGGCGTGATGCTACCCTGGAAAGCAGAAGGGAAAGTTATGCTGAGAGCACCAGGCACAGGTTGAACACCACAGTCTTAGAAACACCAGAGGGAAGACTGCCTTCTCAGGTCCCCCTCAGGTGAGGCAGGGAAGGGGCCCTCCTCACCTGAGACCAAGGGGGCCCAGCCTTCCCCCTGCACAGCTCACCCCCGACCAGCCCAGCCTCCGGCAGGAGAGACAAGGCCCAAGTGTGCCTGGGTGGAAAATGTCTGGGACACTGACCTGTCAAACTGGCCCCTGGCCCACTGTGTTCCCATCAAATATAGTGGGGGATCCACAACAGAGATTCAGAGAGGCACCGTGGAGTTCCAGGGTCATCGGTCAGCAAGGAACAAGGAGGGAAGGGTGTCTTCCTGCCCCTTGATGCTCAACTAAGCATCTGTTCCCTAGAAATACATGTGTCCAGGTCGTCTCTGTGGGCTTTTCTTTGCAGATACTTTTATGTGGAACGACAGtggcaaatgttttcatttactttgaaTTTGAAAATGTTAGGGTTTCCTCCACCTTTTTATGAAGTAAAAGAACCTGTCGTACCAGCATCATGAGCTGGATGCAGGAGCCCATGGCTGAAAGGAGTTAAAAACGCCCAGTGGTCATTAAGTGAAAACATCTTTTATCAACCTGCAAAAGCTGTAGCATTCTCTGCCAGGTCAAATGGGCATGTTTAGAAAATAAGAGAAGATGGCTGAGTATAGCTAATGAATAAATGGTTGTTTCTTtagaaaattaaacacacacagagTGTAAGAGGAGAGGACACGTCCCTCCCTGAAGGATAAAGGCCACCTGGACGGTGCCCTGCCCTCGCTTCTCACATTAACTGCCCAGGAACGTCATGCTGATTGGTTCCCGGAAGGGTGTTTGGCAACGGGCAGTGTATGGAACTACGTGTAGAGGGAGGGAAATTTGTGTGTGGCTTTTGTAAATTTTTACAGATTGCAGCAATTAAATAGTTGATTACTGTGTTGATTTACATACTTATGAAAGCTTtcagacaaaaataaactttcaCGTTACCATGATGAAACTGGGGTTGTTTCTGTTCCTCCAACTGAAAGATGGGACGCTGAGCTCGGGGACTCGGCCCCCGTGGTGCACCTCGCAGGCGCTGTGCGTGTGGCCACTGAGAACCAGGCGCGGCTGGAACCACTGCAGCAGCTGACAGCAGCCGAGAAGACAGCAAAGCAGGCTGTTAGCTCATCCTCAACCAGGCTCTCACTGCTCAGCAGACGGCCGCTGGCCATCGCTTCTTTCATTAAATTAAATGCTAAATCCTTATTTTGAAGGactggtttatttttttccttaaaaatcctTTGGTTTATTTACACTAAATCAAACGTAAGGTCAGCCCCTTTGAGTCTACTGTTCTCATCTcagattttatatactttttacggtattttatctttataaatattttatacacttatcttataaatatttcctatatttatatattatatataatgtaatatgtattatataaatctatataagaaaatgcattttaattttaattaagtccCTAAAAATTTGACTCTTCAGTTCCATTCACATTTCTAAATACATTTAAGTTGGTGAAAAACTCTGAATACAAAGAATAGCTGAGACTATTATTGACTTGAGGGTAGGAAACAGAAGTAGGTTtaccgggaaaaaaaaaaaagaaagcgatTAAATGAAAATCTGAGAAACTGTGAAAGCCCAGGCCTCCACCCCTGTCCCCAGGTGATAACTAAGTCATCAACGTTTCAGCAAACATCTGCTCTAGCCTGGGCGCTCTGCTTGTTGACGTGCAAGGGGATGAGAGTCACACTGTGACATGAGTTAGCATCACGACACCCTGGCAAACCTTTTGTGATGCCTCCCGTGAAAGCACGTCATAGTTCTCCTTAAATGGGATGTCCCTTTCCTCTGGAGGAGCAGCATCTTCCCCAGAACAGTTAGCATCACTTCTCCGATACAGAGGATAATGCTGTCCGGGGTGGAGAGAGGAGTTCAGGCGGCTATCGTGAAACCACGGGctgcctgctgtctgccatgaGCCCCTTCCTCCCCCAGCTCACCTGCAGGAGGACGGGGGCAGACATGGGCAGCAGAGGCCCGGGTCCACACCGGCTGGAGCCACGTGCCTGCTGGGTACAAGTCAGGCCATTAATCCACACACCTGACCCTCATCAAAGGGCAAGAAGAGCTGGGGGGCTGAGTGAGCAACCAAAGCGGAGCGACACGGGACAGAAGGCACCTGTGGCATTCAGATGCTCTCCTACCTCTCGGGAGCAGTTCAGTCTGTGAGAGACTTCAATGAGCTCTGCTTCTGTTTCAGAGCAGATGCCACAGCCGTCCCCGTTCAGCGCCACGCTGTTGACCATCACgaagctgaggcagagggaaACGCAGGTGAGGCCGCTGGGGGTATCAGTGCTTTCTTTTCCCCACTGTTCCCATGAAAAGAAAGCTAAGCATCCAGTGCAAAGAAACAAGCCCAGAGCGGCTTCCAATCCCACCCAGAATAATTTGGTGTATTTTTAAATACGAGTCAATATTAACAAAAATAGCATTACTGGGAGTTCTGTCTAAGACACAATTGAAGGGGTTTTGACCCTAAACTTGTGAGAAATCCCAGATTACAGAAGCTCTGCAGTTAGACTATGTCTAAGCTCATCCTCTAACCAGAACCTCATCTGTTACAGTGCCTCTTCTGTGCAGGGGGCTAAGAACCCTATGCCCACCCCATCAGCTGGTTgtgagaattcaatgaaatgACATGGCAGGTGTTTAGAACACAGCCTGCCACTAGAAAGTACTCAGTACGTGTCAGATATTGTGACTAACAGGTAGAGGGAACCACAGAGTGCATCAgtgacatacagacacacacagcaaGTAAGCAGAGGGTAGAGTGCCGGTTAGAGCTAACTGGGTATGGATAATCCCAAACTAGGGTAATAACAAAGTCCACTGTGGTTAGACTCAGCAGCCACATGTTTTTAAAGACTCCCACTAAATACGCTTTTATTTCCTACATGCATACCATCTTGGAATGACGAAAGTACCTGTCAGTAAAGACTGCTTGAAATTTAACTCGTTTTAGAGATAAGGAATGGAGTTATCAAGTGATCAGCAGTATGATAAGCTGTTTGAAGTGTCTTAAACACACACTTAGAGGGAAATAATTCAAACTGTATCATGTTTCTATTATGAGTCAGCAGAGAAAGCCACCTACTAGAGACTCTGCCCTCCTGGCAGAGGAAAAGGTGAGCATTAGTGGTGAAGCCACTGGACAGAAATGACCTCACCTGCAGACCCGCTGTATCCAAGGTCAACAGAGTGCTGGGCACCCACAGGAAGGACAAGACTAAAAGAGAAAAGGCTTCCACTCCCACCTGTTTTCTCCACCGCGTCCATAATCAGTATAGAGTATAGAGTCCTGTCCACTGTGCTGCAGCCGCATACACAGCCCAGAAAAGATCTAGAGATGGGCACTGAGGTGGCCTCGCAGAGCGGGAGCTGCCCATGGTCAGGCTAAGGGTCAGGGTGCTCTGGTCTAAAAGCCCAGGCCAATGGAGATGGGTAGCACAGAGCTACAGAGGAACTGTGACACACTTGCCACCAAATCCCATGACACCATAACTACGAGAACAGTCTTTGTAAAGTGAAATTTGTACATTTTGATCAAATAAAGACTCTTTTACAAACTGGGCTAATGAAATTTGTACCACCCAGAGACAGTGCAGACAGACTATCATTCCCACAGTGGCTGGGCAGTCATAAACTGACCGATTCATTGTGGGGTTGTCAAGGAAAACCAGGGTGGTTTGAGGTTTCCCATCTATCGGCTCCCATGGTGAGCACCAGCAAGGACAGCCTAAGGCACTGCTGTTTAAAGATCATAAACCAGGCTAAACAGAACACAGGTAGATGATAGATCCCAGTATGGCAGGcacctttaaaaaatgaagtttccaaGGACTAAAGGTCTTGGAAGAATTTACAAATAATACTCACTTAATGCCTTTCCAAGAAAACAGTCTTTCAGAGCTGAACACTTTCTCAAAGCGTTCTACTTTGTATGTGTTCATCCTATATTCAATTGTAAGAAGAAACATTTTTCAGGACAAGCCATTTTAGAAACTCCTAGAGTTATGAACACAAAATAACTTTCAAGACTTGAGTTTCAGATTAGCATTATTAGTTAAGGGCTCCACCCGGCCCCAGGATATCAAAGCTCAAATTTTAGTTCCACTACTTACTATGAAGCCTGGGGCAAGTTACTCAGCTGCCCAGGGCCTCAGATTCCACATTGGTACCATAGGTAAAACAACAGGACCATGGTAAAGATTAATGTGTTAATATATGGAAGTAAAGTACTTGAAACAGAAGGTACATTATAAGCACTAGAGCACtatataaatgttagctattaaagTCTAAATGATCTTGTTTTTTCATTCCCAAAGACAATAATTGGCCATTAAATGTACATTTCAAGTTAGATGTTTCCCAAGGGCACAtacaattcattcattccacagataTTTGTTGAGGGTGCACTGTGCACCAAGTAAAAACCCCTTGAAGAGTTTAATATCCCAGAGCTTACATCTTTTGAGGAAAACAAATTTCAAGACAGCACAAATAGGGCTTTCACCTGAATTGCAACAGATTTAGAATTACAGTTAACAAGAGCTCTCAGGGTGCAGGGCTTTCGTGAACTACTTACTCATAATGGAAGCCAATGTCATGGTTTCCAGCAACTACCTTCAGCTGTACATGACTTGGGTGTCTGAACATTTTCTGAAATCGCTCCACATCATTCACCCAGGCCTGAGGGAAAAAGAATCACTGCTGGGAGCCAGAGAACCATCTCTGCCCTGTGGCTAAAAAAACATGAtccctattttgttttgttttgtttttgagacgagtctggctctgtctccaggctgaagtgcagtggtgcaatctctgctcactgcagcctccatctcccacattcaagctattctcctgcctcagcctcccgagtagctgggatttcaggcacatgccaccatgcctagctaactttttttttgtatttttagtagagacagggtttcaccatgttagccaggattgtctcaatctcctgaccttgtgatccgcctgcctcagcctcctaaagtgctgggattacaggtataagccaacGCGCCAAGCCAATGATCCCTATTTTGATGTGAGAAGTGAATGAATTCCCCTGTTCAAATCAGATGCACATAAAGATGAtgtagaactttttctttttttcttttcttttttttttttttgagatggagtctcgctctgttgcccaggctggagtgcaatggcatgatctcagctcactgcaagctccgcctcccgggttcacaccattctcctgcctcagcctcctgagtagctgggactacaggcgcccgccaccacgcccgactaatttttttgtatttttagtagagacggggtttcaccatgttagccaggatggtcacgatctcccgacctcatgaccgcctcggcctcccaaagtgctgggattacaggcgtgagccaccgcgcccggccgtaatacatcttttttttaagactacaATTAATACTTACTGTTATTTAATTTGAtgccaagtttttattttgttgtttttttgaaacagggtctcactctgtcacccaggatggagtgcagtggccatgaccttggctcactggaacctccgcctccagggttcaagtgattcttgtgcctcagtcacttgagtagctgggattacaggcgtgtgctaccatgcccagctaatttttgtatttttagtagacacagggtttcaccatgttggccaggctggtctcgaacccctgacctcaagtgatccacctgcctcagcctcccaaagtgctaggattacaggcgtgagccaccaagcccagcctgacgccaaatttttaaatggtatcCTCTCCCATCTTAAACAATAACTGGCAATCCCTAAAAATATTTGGTTCATACACCTATTATTTCAAGATCCCCTGAAGACCATTCATAGACCCTGGTGGAGAAATTCTTCAGATCTGGGCATGCTATAAGAACAGGCTCTGACAAAATGTCCAGTAAGTTCTTCATGTGTCTCAACTAAGACAAGGATGAGAACATCTTTAAAAGTGGCATTCCCCTATGGCTACAACTGTGGGAATGAGAACTAAAGAGATGTgggagaaagacaaaaaatacttattgtaacaaatatttcaaaattattctgaTACTTGCTTTAACTATTAAAACTTCAGAGTTATGTTAGTGtagttcttatttttataaagctAAAAATATCAATTGTACAAACACCCTAGggtagggaaaaaaacaaaaaaaaacctctattcTAGATAGTAACCAACTTTATCCTAAATGTTGTAAATCTGGCAAAACCTAAGGAAATATGCTGGATAGAGTCCTTGAATACATTTACAAAGATTCCACTTTAACAAATAACATTTAAAGTtagatggctgggcgcggtggctcacgcctgtaatcccagcactttgggaggctgaaacaggcggatcacttgaggtcaggagtttgagaccagcctggccaacatgatgaaacctgtctctactaaaaatacaaaaattagctgggtgtggtggcaggggcctgtaatcccaactactcgaggaggctgaggcaggacaatcacttgaaccagggaggcagaggttgcactaagctgagatcacgccactgcactccagccttggtgacagagcgagacaccagctcaaaaaaataaaaaaaataaagttagagtaacataaaatcagaataacagacatagaaaaacataaaatgttgcCCTTAATTTGGAAAAGCAACGTATCTATCCAACCTCATTTTGTAACTAGTTGTTTTCACATATAACATTTCTATCTCACGTTTAATTATAGCCTAGATAATAACAAACATTGCAACTCTGTAAACAGTGGTTCCTATCAACTCTGAAACAAGACTTCTCTTGTGCAGCTATTGAATTTCCTAGGAAATGCCAGTAAggttttttggatttttgttgtggagttttttgttttgttttgtttttggtttggttgtttgccttctttgatttttatctttattttttgagacagcgtctcactctgtcacccaggatggaatgcagtggtgcacagCTGACtatggccttgacctcccaggctcaagtgatcctcccacttcagcctcctgagtagctgagactataggcatgcaccaccacgcctggctaatttttgtattttttgtagaaacagggtctaagttgcccaggctggttttgaattcctgggctcaaacgatcctcctgccttggactaggcctggcgcggtggctcacgcctataatcccagcactttgggaggccaaggtgggcagattgcctgagctcaggagttcgagaccagcctggacaacacggtgaaaccccatctctactaaaatacaaaaaattagccgggcatggtggtgcgtgtctgtaatcccagctacttgagaggttgaggacggaaaatctcttgaacccaggaggcggaggttgcagtgagccaaaatcacaccactgcactgcagcctgggtgacagagtgagactccatcccccacagcaccaaaaaaaaaaaaaaaagaaaaagaaaaagaaagggcaggcaccgtggctcatgcctgtaatcccagcacactgggaggctgaggtgggcggatcacctgaggtcaggagtttgagaccagcctgaccaacatggagaaaccccgtccctactaaaaatacaaaagtagccgggcgtggtgacatatgcctgtaatcctagcacacaggaggctgaggcaggacaatcgcttgaacctgggaggcagaggttgcagtgagctgagattgcgccattgcattccagcctgggcaacgagtgaaactccatctcaaaacaaaaaaaaaaatcctcctgccttgggcttccaaagtgctggtactatAGGCATGTGATGAAGTTTTTAAAACTATACCCCAAATTAAAGATTTTCCAAAAACCATTAGTGACTGAACATTTTTAAGCAGCAAGAACAGCTCATGTCTTCATTCGTTTTGTTCCAAGGATGTAATAAGCAAAACATTGTGACAACTAAGGTGAGAACAGCTTTTCTCTTTGGTTTGTGGAAAGTCTTACATTACCCCAATACCCAGGCAGGGGTCTCAGACCCTCTGAAAGCAGAGGATCCTCACATCAAGTCCCCAGGGCTCCTTCTGCATCTCtcactcagaaaaaagaaaatcagaggagAATAGCAAGTCTCTTTTGTAGCACAACTCTCATAATGTCGTGGTTCAATAAGAGTGTGAAATTAAATGTACATTTCAGTATGTATTTTGCAATTTCAGTGACAAATGAAATAACATCTATCTTGCCCGTTTCTCCCTTTCCCAAGAGGTTCACAAAACAGTGTATTCCAACTATATGATATCTGGCTAATCGACATATTTCCTACATAGACAAA
This window harbors:
- the MPPE1 gene encoding metallophosphoesterase 1 isoform X1 — protein: MAMIELEFGRQNFHPLKKKSPLLLKLIAVVFAVLLFCEFLIYYLAIFQCNWPEVKTTASDGEQATREPVLKAMFLADTHLLGEVLGHWLDKLRREWQMERAFQTALWLLQPEVVFILGDIFDEGKWSTPEAWVNDVERFQKMFRHPSHVQLKVVAGNHDIGFHYEMNTYKVERFEKVFSSERLFSWKGINFVMVNSVALNGDGCGICSETEAELIEVSHRLNCSREQARGSSRCGPGPLLPMSAPVLLQHYPLYRRSDANCSGEDAAPPEERDIPFKENYDVLSREASQKLLQWFQPRLVLSGHTHSACEVHHGGRVPELSVPSFSWRNRNNPSFIMGSITPTDYALSKCYLPREDVVLIIYCGMVGFLVVLTLTHFGLLASPFLAGLNLLRKRKTR
- the MPPE1 gene encoding metallophosphoesterase 1 isoform X2, with product MAMIELEFGRQNFHPLKKKSPLLLKLIAVVFAVLLFCEFLIYYLAIFQCNWPEVKTTASDGEQATREPVLKAMFLADTHLLGEVLGHWLDKLRREWQMERAFQTALWLLQPEVVFILGDIFDEGKWSTPEAWVNDVERFQKMFRHPSHVQLKVVAGNHDIGFHYEMNTYKVERFEKVFSSERLFSWKGINFVMVNSVALNGDGCGICSETEAELIEVSHRLNCSREARGSSRCGPGPLLPMSAPVLLQHYPLYRRSDANCSGEDAAPPEERDIPFKENYDVLSREASQKLLQWFQPRLVLSGHTHSACEVHHGGRVPELSVPSFSWRNRNNPSFIMGSITPTDYALSKCYLPREDVVLIIYCGMVGFLVVLTLTHFGLLASPFLAGLNLLRKRKTR
- the MPPE1 gene encoding metallophosphoesterase 1 isoform X3, whose protein sequence is MAMIELEFGRQNFHPLKKKSPLLLKLIAVVFAVLLFCEFLIYYLAIFQCNWPEVKTTASDGEQATREPVLKAMFLADTHLLGEVLGHWLDKLRREWQMERAFQTALWLLQPEVVFILGDIFDEGKWSTPEAWVNDVERFQKMFRHPSHVQLKVVAGNHDIGFHYEMNTYKVERFEKVFSSERLFSWKGINFVMVNSVALNGDGCGICSETEAELIEVSHRLNCSREQARGSSRCGPGPLLPMSAPVLLQLLQWFQPRLVLSGHTHSACEVHHGGRVPELSVPSFSWRNRNNPSFIMGSITPTDYALSKCYLPREDVVLIIYCGMVGFLVVLTLTHFGLLASPFLAGLNLLRKRKTR
- the MPPE1 gene encoding metallophosphoesterase 1 isoform X5, translating into MAMIELEFGRQNFHPLKKKSPLLLKLIAVVFAVLLFCEFLIYYLAIFQCNWPEVKTTASDGEQATREPVLKAMFLADTHLLGEVLGHWLDKLRREWQMERAFQTALWLLQPEVVFILGDIFDEGKWSTPEAWVNDVERFQKMFRHPSHVQLKVVAGNHDIGFHYEMNTYKVERFEKVFSSERLFSWKGINFVMVNSVALNGDGCGICSETEAELIEVSHRLNCSRELLQWFQPRLVLSGHTHSACEVHHGGRVPELSVPSFSWRNRNNPSFIMGSITPTDYALSKCYLPREDVVLIIYCGMVGFLVVLTLTHFGLLASPFLAGLNLLRKRKTR
- the MPPE1 gene encoding metallophosphoesterase 1 isoform X4, which produces MAMIELEFGRQNFHPLKKKSPLLLKLIAVVFAVLLFCEFLIYYLAIFQCNWPEVKTTASDGEQATREPVLKAMFLADTHLLGEVLGHWLDKLRREWQMERAFQTALWLLQPEVVFILGDIFDEGKWSTPEAWVNDVERFQKMFRHPSHVQLKVVAGNHDIGFHYEMNTYKVERFEKVFSSERLFSWKGINFVMVNSVALNGDGCGICSETEAELIEVSHRLNCSREARGSSRCGPGPLLPMSAPVLLQLLQWFQPRLVLSGHTHSACEVHHGGRVPELSVPSFSWRNRNNPSFIMGSITPTDYALSKCYLPREDVVLIIYCGMVGFLVVLTLTHFGLLASPFLAGLNLLRKRKTR
- the MPPE1 gene encoding metallophosphoesterase 1 (The RefSeq protein has 3 substitutions compared to this genomic sequence), producing the protein MAMIELEFGRQNFHPLKKKSPLLLKLIAVVFAVLLFCEFLIYYLAIFQCNWPEVKTTASDGEQATREPVLKAMFLADTHLLGEVLGHWPDKLRREWQMERAFQTALWLLQPEVVFILGDIFDEGKWSTPEAWVNDVERFQKMFRHPSHVQLKVVAGNHDIGFHYEMNTYKVERFEKVFSSERLFSWKGINFVMVNSVALNGDGCGICSETEAELIEVSHRLNCSREQARGSSRCGPGPLLPMSAPVLLQHYPLYRRSDANCSGEDAAPPEERDIPFKENYDVLSREASQKLLRWFQPRLVLSGHTHSACEVHHGGRVPELSVPSFSWRNRNNPSFIMGSITPTDYTLSKCYLPREDVVLIIYCGMVGFLVVLTLTHFGLLASPFLAGLNLLRKRKTR